ATCCGAGGATTGCCCCCGCGAACGCATTGACTTGCTTTAAAACCGGTATTTCTGCAAACATATTTAACAAATTACCAAGTAATGAAAGTGCAATTTTTGTAATAATAAACAATATGATAAACGCAAGTGCTTGATAAAATACTGTTTCAATATTATTTGCATCAATCCATTCTGGAACAGATACGTTTTTATCAAATGGATACGGAATAAATTTCGCAAGCGCTGGCGCTAAATCTTTACAGTACCAGTATGCAACAAGGTATGCGATAATAAAGCTTGTTAACTTTACAAGTTGCAGAATAAACCCTCTGCGTAAGCCGAGGAAAAATCCCATAACAAGCAGTAAAATGATAATAATATCAATCATGTTATTCCATTCCTTTTTTTGTCATACTTTCTTTCAATTTCTCATGTTCTTCTTTTAATT
This genomic interval from Bacillus cereus contains the following:
- a CDS encoding CvpA family protein, with protein sequence MIDIIIILLLVMGFFLGLRRGFILQLVKLTSFIIAYLVAYWYCKDLAPALAKFIPYPFDKNVSVPEWIDANNIETVFYQALAFIILFIITKIALSLLGNLLNMFAEIPVLKQVNAFAGAILGFLEVYIILFVLIIVGNILPIEQIQTPLQKSSISKIIVDDTPILSEKVKELWQTGSKV